A region of Nostoc sp. 'Peltigera membranacea cyanobiont' N6 DNA encodes the following proteins:
- a CDS encoding helix-turn-helix domain-containing protein, producing the protein MGSYLDIERLASLVRKKRGSRGLRETSAEIGNVSPSTLSRVESGKMPDMETFLALCNWLEVPPAELFRTSEEDQLDTPEAIAIQLRADKNLDPAIANALASLVKAAYRDLSQNNGELKQDP; encoded by the coding sequence ATGGGAAGTTATCTAGATATAGAACGGTTAGCAAGCCTAGTCCGCAAAAAACGCGGCAGCAGAGGACTGCGCGAAACATCGGCGGAGATTGGTAATGTTAGTCCATCCACTCTTTCACGAGTGGAAAGTGGCAAAATGCCGGATATGGAAACTTTTCTGGCACTTTGTAACTGGCTAGAAGTACCACCTGCGGAGTTGTTTAGAACCTCAGAGGAGGATCAACTAGATACGCCTGAAGCGATCGCTATTCAACTCCGCGCTGACAAAAACCTCGATCCAGCGATCGCCAATGCTTTAGCATCCCTAGTTAAAGCAGCATACCGCGATCTCTCTCAAAATAATGGCGAATTGAAGCAAGATCCCTAA
- a CDS encoding ImmA/IrrE family metallo-endopeptidase, with amino-acid sequence MPLIQSLSPEFRQRCEAIATEKRSLLRVRSFEPLSADTLAAKLGATLFTPDRVPNLEPEQVAVLLASDGWSAGIIRYNPLWIVYNPRHAPARYESNLMHEIAHVLLDHKPVGFDSVSGLPKRKQNNEDEATYLGGCLQIPKRGLLWATQRKMLLSQITAHFGASEAMVKFRSNVTDVPIKC; translated from the coding sequence ATGCCATTAATTCAAAGTCTCTCGCCGGAATTTAGGCAACGCTGTGAAGCGATCGCTACTGAAAAACGAAGCTTACTTCGAGTGCGATCGTTTGAGCCATTATCCGCAGACACTCTAGCAGCAAAGTTAGGAGCAACACTTTTTACGCCCGATCGGGTTCCAAATTTAGAGCCAGAGCAAGTAGCAGTATTACTTGCTAGCGATGGATGGTCAGCAGGGATTATACGCTATAACCCACTCTGGATTGTATACAACCCCCGTCATGCACCTGCACGGTATGAATCAAATCTGATGCATGAAATAGCTCATGTGTTGCTAGATCATAAGCCTGTTGGCTTTGATTCTGTTAGTGGACTACCGAAACGTAAACAAAATAACGAAGATGAAGCAACTTATCTAGGGGGATGCCTTCAAATTCCTAAACGTGGATTATTATGGGCGACACAACGAAAGATGCTATTATCTCAGATTACAGCACATTTTGGCGCTAGTGAAGCGATGGTGAAGTTTCGCAGCAATGTAACTGATGTGCCTATCAAATGCTAA